A part of Candidatus Acidiferrales bacterium genomic DNA contains:
- the pyrF gene encoding orotidine-5'-phosphate decarboxylase — protein MKPFSDRLIARVCEVGNPCVVGLDPRIDLMPAFVKSGRGRPTREVVCSIISDFHELVLDVVSGLVPAVKPQLAFFEQYGSAGIEAFEGTVRAAKARGFLVIADAKRNDISSTAEAYASAYLGGVNVLGERQTTFDADAMTVTPYLGRDTLLPFVQACARHSKGIFVVLKTSNHGSREFQDQILRSTGRPLYESVASAIVSVGGDLIGESSYSSVGAVVGATFTEAARNLRALMPHALFLVTGYGAQGARGNEAAVCFNSDGLGAIVNSARGITYSYRHAGISRDEFVRGLRENTLRMIEDVTSAIAHRSRQLAAI, from the coding sequence AGTCGGCAATCCCTGCGTCGTCGGCCTCGATCCGCGCATCGATCTAATGCCTGCATTCGTCAAGTCCGGCCGCGGCCGTCCCACGAGAGAAGTTGTCTGTTCGATCATCTCCGATTTCCACGAACTCGTCCTCGACGTCGTCTCCGGCCTCGTCCCCGCCGTGAAGCCCCAACTCGCTTTCTTTGAGCAATACGGCTCCGCCGGCATCGAAGCGTTCGAAGGCACGGTTCGCGCCGCGAAAGCTCGCGGCTTTCTCGTCATCGCCGACGCCAAGCGCAACGATATCTCCTCCACTGCCGAAGCTTACGCCTCCGCTTATCTTGGTGGCGTGAACGTCCTCGGCGAGCGGCAAACCACCTTCGACGCCGACGCCATGACCGTAACACCATATCTCGGCCGCGATACTCTGCTTCCTTTCGTGCAGGCCTGCGCCAGGCATTCCAAAGGCATCTTCGTCGTCTTGAAAACCTCCAATCATGGCTCGCGCGAATTTCAGGATCAAATCCTTCGCTCCACCGGACGCCCGCTCTATGAGTCCGTCGCCTCGGCCATCGTGAGTGTCGGCGGCGATCTCATCGGCGAATCATCTTATAGTTCTGTCGGTGCTGTTGTCGGCGCCACGTTCACCGAAGCCGCCAGAAACCTGCGTGCTCTGATGCCTCACGCGCTCTTCCTCGTCACCGGCTATGGTGCGCAGGGCGCTCGCGGCAATGAAGCCGCTGTTTGCTTCAATTCCGATGGCCTCGGCGCCATCGTCAATTCCGCGCGGGGAATCACGTACTCCTATCGCCACGCCGGTATCTCGCGCGACGAATTTGTCCGCGGTCTTCGCGAAAATACGCTTCGCATGATCGAAGACGTGACCTCCGCCATCGCCCATCGCTCGCGCCAGCTCGCCGCCATCTAG
- a CDS encoding DPP IV N-terminal domain-containing protein: MKCAHSSAEKSVFWISLITFLFLASVLTVGVLAQNDPSQSMQDDAGARGSRSDSSYPARPNFTLAERFVPSAVEKLVFDMSVTPHWFELSDRFWYSYETPEGTSYWVVDPLKRTKTPLFNNAKLAAQLSTLTAYAYDAQHLPIKNLKLVKSDTALQFEVEVSKDAVIPNETRKAQTNEEETIQEDKEHQQMGQQNQQNGEGQEGQEAKPPATRTIYFELDLATGKVTRLDGMEAPLKKPMWASVSPDGKTIVFARGFNLYMMDADNYKKAQKNPGDKSIVETQLATDGVDRFSYARLLVDEEKEALKKYQKGDANPVGPRTVPISISWSKDSKKFAVVRSDNRKVADLWVIHTLANPRPTLETYPYAMAGDVNVPQYKMQVFDVATRQYLVIQTAGFKDQTVSISTDRILARDREHELQQTEGEQRNFGGFGAPMVGPWVSDTSDKLYFVRSSRDLHRIDVCVADTSTGASKVLIQERSNAYMDDRPLRLINNGQELIWWSERDGWAHYYLYDSEGHLKNQIDSGEYMADQILDIDSKTREMYFTATGHESGEDPYYVHLYRINLDGSGLKLLDPGNFNNAFSASDSGKYFIDTYSRVDTAPISVLDDDQGLKLLDLETTDVSRLLQAGFKYPETFHVKAADGITDLYGVMYKPFDFDPSRKYPIIEYVYPGPQTESVTKSFSPKNQDVALAQLGFIVIEVGNRGGSPQRDKWYDTYGYGNLRDYGLADKKAAAEELAAIHPYIDIDRVGIWGHSGGGFMTAAAMLQYPDFFKVGWSESGNHENNVYNKFWSEKYHGIKETDEKDGTVKFLYHIDKNSELARNLKGHLMLTTGDMDNNVHMANTMRLANALIKANKRFDMFVLPGMRHSYMPVAEYVFWMRANYFCRWLLGSSETGPDVLELQRKEQATPSHKLEQ, encoded by the coding sequence ATGAAGTGTGCACATTCGTCTGCGGAAAAATCTGTTTTCTGGATCAGTCTGATTACTTTTCTTTTTCTCGCGAGCGTTCTTACTGTGGGCGTTCTTGCCCAAAATGACCCTTCGCAGTCGATGCAAGACGATGCTGGCGCGCGAGGATCGCGCAGCGACTCTTCGTATCCCGCCCGTCCCAATTTTACTCTCGCCGAGCGCTTCGTTCCTTCCGCGGTCGAGAAGCTCGTTTTTGATATGAGCGTTACGCCGCATTGGTTCGAACTTTCCGATCGCTTCTGGTACAGCTATGAAACTCCCGAGGGCACGAGCTACTGGGTCGTTGATCCGCTCAAGCGCACCAAGACTCCTCTCTTCAACAACGCCAAGCTCGCCGCGCAGTTGTCCACGCTCACCGCCTACGCCTACGACGCGCAACACTTGCCCATCAAGAATTTGAAGCTCGTCAAGAGCGACACGGCTCTTCAATTCGAAGTCGAGGTCTCGAAGGACGCCGTCATTCCCAACGAAACCAGGAAAGCCCAAACCAACGAAGAAGAAACAATTCAAGAAGACAAAGAGCATCAGCAAATGGGCCAGCAAAATCAGCAGAATGGCGAAGGCCAGGAAGGCCAAGAAGCCAAGCCGCCCGCCACGCGCACCATTTATTTCGAACTTGATCTCGCCACCGGCAAAGTCACTCGCCTTGACGGCATGGAAGCGCCGCTCAAGAAGCCCATGTGGGCCTCCGTTTCTCCCGATGGCAAAACCATCGTTTTCGCCCGCGGTTTCAATCTCTATATGATGGACGCCGACAATTACAAAAAAGCCCAGAAAAATCCCGGCGATAAATCCATCGTCGAAACGCAGCTCGCCACTGACGGTGTCGACCGCTTCAGCTACGCCCGCCTCCTCGTCGACGAGGAAAAAGAAGCGCTCAAGAAATATCAGAAGGGCGATGCAAATCCTGTTGGCCCGCGCACCGTTCCCATTTCAATTTCTTGGTCCAAGGACTCCAAAAAATTCGCCGTCGTTCGCTCCGACAATAGAAAAGTTGCCGACCTCTGGGTCATCCACACGCTCGCCAATCCGCGTCCCACGCTCGAAACATATCCCTACGCCATGGCCGGCGACGTCAACGTCCCGCAATACAAAATGCAAGTTTTCGACGTGGCCACCAGGCAGTATCTCGTGATTCAAACCGCCGGCTTTAAGGATCAGACCGTCTCCATTTCCACCGATCGCATCCTCGCGCGCGATCGCGAACACGAATTGCAGCAGACCGAAGGCGAGCAGCGCAATTTCGGCGGTTTCGGCGCGCCGATGGTCGGCCCATGGGTCTCCGACACTTCCGACAAGCTCTATTTCGTCCGCAGCAGCCGCGATCTCCATCGCATCGACGTCTGCGTCGCGGACACCTCCACGGGCGCGTCGAAAGTTCTCATTCAAGAACGCTCCAATGCCTACATGGACGATCGCCCCTTGCGCCTCATCAATAATGGCCAGGAGCTCATCTGGTGGTCCGAACGCGACGGCTGGGCGCACTATTATCTTTACGACTCCGAGGGCCACCTGAAAAACCAAATCGACTCCGGCGAATATATGGCCGACCAGATCCTCGACATCGATTCCAAAACGCGCGAAATGTACTTCACCGCCACCGGCCACGAGTCCGGCGAAGATCCCTATTACGTCCATCTCTACAGAATTAATCTCGATGGCTCCGGCCTGAAGCTTCTCGACCCCGGCAATTTCAACAACGCCTTCAGTGCCTCGGATTCCGGCAAATATTTCATCGACACGTATTCGCGCGTCGATACCGCTCCCATCTCCGTCCTTGATGACGATCAGGGTTTGAAACTCCTCGATCTCGAAACCACCGACGTCAGTCGCCTGCTTCAGGCCGGCTTCAAATATCCCGAAACATTCCACGTCAAGGCCGCCGACGGCATCACCGATCTCTATGGCGTGATGTACAAGCCTTTCGATTTCGATCCGTCGCGTAAATATCCCATCATCGAATACGTCTATCCCGGTCCGCAGACCGAAAGCGTCACGAAATCCTTTTCGCCCAAAAATCAGGATGTCGCGCTCGCGCAGCTCGGATTCATCGTCATCGAAGTCGGCAATCGCGGCGGCAGCCCGCAGCGCGACAAGTGGTACGACACGTACGGCTACGGCAACCTCCGCGATTACGGCCTTGCCGATAAAAAGGCCGCTGCCGAAGAGCTTGCCGCCATTCATCCGTATATCGACATCGACCGCGTCGGCATCTGGGGCCATTCCGGCGGCGGCTTCATGACTGCCGCGGCCATGCTTCAGTATCCCGATTTCTTCAAGGTCGGCTGGTCGGAATCAGGCAATCACGAAAACAACGTCTACAACAAATTCTGGAGCGAGAAATATCACGGCATCAAGGAAACCGACGAAAAAGACGGCACCGTGAAGTTCCTCTATCACATCGACAAAAATTCCGAACTCGCCAGAAATCTCAAGGGCCATCTCATGCTCACCACCGGCGACATGGACAACAACGTCCACATGGCCAACACCATGCGTCTTGCCAACGCGCTCATCAAAGCCAATAAGCGTTTCGACATGTTTGTCCTGCCCGGCATGCGTCACAGCTACATGCCCGTAGCCGAATATGTTTTCTGGATGCGCGCGAATTATTTCTGCCGCTGGCTCCTCGGCTCGTCGGAAACTGGACCCGACGTCCTCGAGCTCCAGCGCAAGGAGCAAGCCACTCCGAGCCACAAACTCGAGCAGTGA